TCAGAGTGGAGTTGTGCCATTGAGCCGTAGGGTTTTCATTGCCAGCGCACCTGCAACAATCTGCCACTGTGTCTGCTGTGAACGGATGATAAGGTCCCTCCCTCTAACCTGTTCTCTTCTTTCCAGCTGAGATCCAGCACTGCCTGGTGAGTGCAGGGGATGTCGGTTGTGGTGTGTTTGAGTGCTTTGAGAATAACTCCTGCGAGATACGGGGGCTACAGGAAATCTGCATGACGTTCCTGCACAACGCTGGCAAATTTGACTCTCAGGTACTAAACTAGTCAATCTGTGtgtctgcaaaaaaaatgtgtataACCGGAGGCAACATTCCTTTTCCTTCTCACTGGTTCGCTGCTTCACACTCGTCATCCATGAACAGATTTGAACAGAACAGCATTTTCTTCAACACACCTTTACCttacaacattttcaaacagtttttcaaGGAGTGCAATCAGACATCTTCTAATCTGATTCCCTCTCTTAGAAagctcacttccctctcagtgGACTGATGCATGTACAGTTAGGACCACAAGTCACGCGCCAGCTGGCTATACGCCCAGTTAGCTCCCTTTTCATACATAGCGGAGGCTGATACCCTGCCAAGCCTGACTGGGGTCTTAATGTGTCTATAGGGTCACTGAATAAGAACTTACATCTTTGGGAGAAAACACCAGGATATCTCAGCAATGGAACAGTGATTTTTACCGTCATTCATGCAGGATTCATCTCTGAATTCATAGTGTGGAGTCTATAGCTGCACATTCATCGAAACTTTCCTCCAACATGGCCACACATACACTCCAATATTGCTGAAACAGGTGCACGACACCTACCAAAGCTATAATGTAGAACTTGAGATTCAACAGCATCGGCATTTGTCTTAACCCTTTAACtaacaggtgtgtgtctgtgtgtgtatgagcaggGGAAGTCCTTCATCAAGGATGCTCTGAAGTGTATGGCACACGGTCTAAGGCACAAGTTCAGCTGTAtcagcaggaagtgtgtgtcCATTAAGGAGATGGTGTTCCAGCTCCAGAGAGAATGCTACATCAAACACAACCTGTGCTCTGCCGCCAAGGAGAATGTGGCCGTCATGGTGGAGATGATCCACTTCCAAGATCTTTTCCCTAAAGGGTGAGTAGCTGGTTCAACATTGGGCTGCATGGTGGACTGGATTTTCTCTCAAGcttcatctctgtttgtttacCTCCCCTGaactcttctcttcttccatGTATAGTATAAGTACAACCCTATTTATTCCTGTCATTCGCCTTGGTGTATCATGCTACCAAACATTAAATCATGTGAGTaatctgcctctctctgcccaGTCCATatgtggagctggtgaatattcTCCTGAGCTGCggtgaggaggtgaaggaggcaCTGACACGGAGTGTCCGGCTACAGTGCGAGCAGAACTGGGGGGCTCTGTGCGACAGCCTTAGCCTGTGCTCCTCCCTCGCACCGTCTCCTGCTAGCTCCACCGTCGAGCACCACCACCGCCGCCCTCTGCCCTCCCACCCTGAGCCAGAGCACCCTCGCCCCCCACGGCAAGGTGACAAAGACAAAGCGGGTAAGGCGGGCTTCAACGCTCACCCACGCAATCGCAGTCAGGGAACACGCCGCCAGAGTCCAGAAGCTGGAGTGATGGCTGACCAGGAAGACCCCGAGGCCACCGACATCCGGAGGTGAAAGTGCAAGGGGACTGTCCCGATTTTGACCACctgcaacatttaaaaacacacacttgcagacttatgcacccccccacacatacatacacatgctctctttctcacacacatacacacacagacacacagacacacacacacacacacacacacacacacacacacacacacacacacacacacacacacacacacacacacacacacacagtctctctctctctccttctcacacacacacacatgcacacacacaaattcccAGACAGACTGAGCAGAAGGAAACAAGCACGACCTTCCCTGTCCTTATTCCGCTCTCTCCAGTCATTCCAGCAGTCCCACGTGTTAAACTTGCAGGGTAAGTGTGGTGAAGCTTGTAATGTTATGCCAGACTGTCagccacagttttttttttatttgaataataattgttattatcatgattatttcaacTGTTAGGACTATTTTGGCTCTAATATAGCATTTTCTCAAATCATACTGACGGTAagatttgaatatatttgtattatttattttattctttatgcAATGTTCGAATATCAAAATGTACATAGAAATATActtatctatatttatataaacatgtataaatatagtTACAACATGCAATACTGATATACTATAGATGACATAGTATATGGTGTGCTGTCTGTTGTCCTCTCCACAGTATTGCACCCATCACACGTTGGTCTGTAGATATGTAACATACACCATTAGTTTGTTTCAAAGTGGGAATGTGTATTATAATTATAGATACTTGATGATTAAATACAAATTGTACAGGTTTCAAAGTCCAGTTCTGGCACATATGAATTGTAGTGCATGATGGCCACGAAGCCAACAAACGTGTGCGTTCTTAAAGTGAAAATCCACTCTAAAGAGGATGCAAGTGTAATACTATGAATATGGACGGTTATTTCACCCTTTGTACGTATTGATCATAAAGCTATAGAGTCAATGAGACCCAGGACTGATCTCTGATGACGTCCCCCATGACCGTCTGGGCGGCAATGAATGGGAGACTCTCTGTTTCAGTAACGCTTCAGAAAGTGTCCCATTCGTTGTTGATGGAGTTTCAGAATTGGTGTCTCAGAGACGTTACAGATTAATGTAGCTTCAGGACATCGTTGTTCCTTTTCACAAATAACAACTGAACTAGTTAACACTCACCAAATATTCTCTCTGGTTTTCTGTTCAGCTGTCAACCACAGCAAAGAGAGGAAGTCcgatcacattttaaatgtagaaatcaCACACATCAAGGTGCCTAAACTTGTTATTGTCCACAGTGACCGCTTCTCTGTGATTTAAGTGAATGGATGATACTGTCGAGCTATATTTTACAATGATGTTGAGCCACAAAAGTCTTGGATATTGCACTTTGGATGATTGTCGGTGTGTGTTGGAAATGAGACCACGTTAACCCAGAGCAAGCAGTGTTTGAGCAAGCCTGGTCTTTCTAATCGACCTACAGCACAGAGCCCTGTATCCCCACATGCTCCTTAGGACCAGATTGAGCCCCGCTTCTTTAAAAGAGCCATGCTTCCCCTTTGTCGCCATGGCCAGGAAAGAGGCTTGACAAAAATCCTCCAGATCTCCAGCTCCTCTAAATTAGCCCTTATTCCTCTCTGGTCCGTTACCTAGGTCAGGAGAGACATGAAGGCCTGTTATTCTACCCGTTAGAGCTGCAGGCGACGCAGTGAGGACCCAGGAACTGGGTTAAGTCCACATGCGGAGGCTCTGGTGCTGTTATtctaaatgttatatttacCAAGGCCACCAGAGAATTCCTCTGGGCCACAGCCAAGAGCCAGCAACACAGCGAGGCAGAGAGGAGTGGAGCGACAGAGACATAGTCAACTTCTTTTTTTATGCGAGAGGTGACACCATCTTAACTAaaactcttctcctcttcctcctcctcttttggGTCACAGACACAGGctttttttcaccttttcagGCCAGTCGCTGTAGCTGTGGAAGTGTCGTTTGTGAGCACATGACACCACATCGTGGGTAATGCTAGGTGCAAAAAAGACAGTAAAACAGATTTTGTGGCTCAaaattccccccccccctcccaatcCTTTAAGCTCAGAGGATTTGAATCATCAGACtttcaggcttttatttttttctgttgtggaAGTTGGGATTCCTGTGACATCCCAGCACAAGACATAAGCTAATCCTATTGagaatgtactgtatgtgtgtaaagTGACAATCTGTTTAGCTCTCTTGTCATTAGGTTTGATatggcttttttaaaataatgtagtAGCTTGAATGGCTGTTGtgttcagaggaaaagaaaactaacTACGTTTCCTGTATTGTTAGAGCTCAGTCGCCACATCAAGTGTTTCCCTCTGTCAAGCACAAGGACTCTGCTTTCACTGTTGAAAATACAGAACATGGTCTAGAAGTTTGTAACTCACCTGTAACACAACGGGCATATGATCCGATAAATATCTTTGGACTCATGAAATCAGCTGTATCTTGTTATCATTAAACtatttttgtctgtattttgtACCTGTTGTCCTTCAATGCATTTTGTATCTACAGGGTGTAAAATCGTGAACGCGTACATAGTCTTATAGAACAGACAAAACTTTCCGATGTGAAACATTTAAGCAGAGATGTGTCTCAGGTTCACACAGGTTAAAAGATACCCCCATTCTCGTTTGTCTCGCCACCTCCTTTCTGACAGTGAAATACGGGCCGTGTTTAAAGTTTCAAGGGCAGGAAATCTCCTccctattaaaaaaaaaggcctaAACACTCACGTCAGAGCCAGTGGATCGTATAGGCAATGTCTGGGGTGGGTTGAGGGTGTCCGTTTTTGTGGGTTAACCCAATCTCACTGAACATTCAGACAGTTGTTGTGTTGGTGCTTTGAGTTATAGAATCATGTTAAGTAGACTGATGTACATTTGTAGGCACTGCACATGGGATTCTGTCAGGAAGGTGGAAAACTACAGGAAAAAAtgagaatggcactcagtagagcacatacctccaccaaggcctgtgtgtgtgacagtgtatgtagaaatgttttttttaaatgttaagatAGATGCAACGGTGGTGAGATATATCTGAATCTCATCTGTCCAAATAACCAAACGcccatgaaaacatcacctccttggcAGCGGTgatcatgacacacacacaattctgcACACTGCCCCCACCGCTGTGAGCGAATCATCTATGAGTGTGTAGTGATGCTAAGTGACCACTAGATGGAGACAtctcattgatttttaattggGATGCGTTCAAGTCAAGTCTATTTAAAAGCAACTACTACAGTTGTGTTGATAAGGCACAATGTGAAatacaataaattaataaaataacagattagcataaaataaatttaataaaTGCTAAGATATGGATAAAAACAACTTCAGGACACTCAAAACCCAGAAGAAAATGAGAATCAAATATTATGATTTTGAATAGTTAGGTTCAGAATGAAGCTTTACAATTAGAGTTAGGTGCAGTATCAGTTGTCTTATATCTTCATTTGACATGAGAATCTAAAGTGTCTTAACTCCCTTTTGTATGCATTGCTTCTCATTGATTACAGGAATCATGCAAGAACAGTGCATCTCTGAACAAGCTGATAAGGAATTAGAATGGCATTCATTTGAgcatatacctccaccaaggtccaatAGTCCcttttaattcaatcaagctgcatcaaatttcCTAcaatcatagatatcagtccaaTTATTGTGACTGATTTGTTTCATCACGATCCATGAATTACTTCCTGGTAAATCATTAACACtgtagataaaaaaaacaccctctcTGATCAGAGTCTGAAGAAAAATCCAATGAGTTCTTTCTCAAGCCATACTGTAAGTTTTCTGGTAagccatccagtagtttttgctcaATCTTGCTTACTGACAAAGAAATTACCCAACAAACAAGCAACAAAGGGGTTAAGGGGCTTTACAGGCTTTTAAGAGGCGCATGTGGTTGTGGGGGGAGTAAAATACCCTCATGGTGTGACCAGTGTTATCTCAGTTCTGGTTTGAGTCTTCAACTTGTGCTGCAAACTGGGGGTGTGTGCTGTCAGAGAGGTGGGTATTTAGATAACAGGGAGGGTTTACTGAAAGGCACTGtcaagttgcattgtgggaaatccAGCATTTCAGTTCGTTAGGATATCTCGTACTTTGCTGCTTTAGTTTTAACGGTTATGTCTCTTGGGACTTCCTTATATATTTACCCCTGCCGAGGACAtcttgcttgtttgtttgttagcaggattatgcaaaaacaaaacaaccaattttatttaaacttggtggaaggatagaGTATGGGCCTTGGAAGAGCTCATTACAGTTTCATATCTTATATTTTCACtaacatgaataattcatggttcttgattaaaaaaaataaaggaagcATATTAAGTGGACTGATATCTATAGGTTTGTGgcatttggtgcagcttgattgaatttaatgggactgttgggccttggtggaggtatcaTTCTAGTTACTGAAAAGCAATACTAAATTGCCGGCGGGTCAGTCTTTAACCTGATGCCATATATACTGTCTAAAAACTACATAACAAGTTTGCTTGTTTAGACAGATGAGACTCATTTTAATTGCTGTAATAAATCAACCTTTGCAGTGTAGAGTGACcaaatattttgaaatgaatatACTGGTTACATATGTTTTCTCTATGCACAGATGAAAAGGGCAGTGTGAGCTACATGTAATACCTAAACACATGCTGATACTGTGACCTCGCTATCATCACGCTTCAGTCAGGAGCAAGGCCTCAGAGCCTGGGGTGATGCATTCTCTGAGACCGCAGAGTGTTGGGGGAAATTATGCTGCGTCACACTCATCCTGTTGCAACAATACATGGAGTCTGAGAATGGCTGACCTCCTGGGCAAACAATAGGTGCCACTGGCCGAACCAGAAATCTCCCAGCTTGTGCGGTTGGTATGGCAACGCAGCTCTATCAATACAGAGGCAGCGGAGCTCACATCTGAGAGGAGGCtgagcagcacagagacactaCACCTGTGAGAAGAGAAACCTGAGACTGTCAGCCCTGGGTGCTTTGTGAACGTGTCCTGTGCTCCAGTGAGAACTAATGAATTAATGACTGGGTGCCTGAGTTCCATTGATGAATCATTAAAGCAGGGGTTGATGGGTGCACCCCACTTCTGTCTCCTGTTGGTCTCAGAGTGATGGATGAAGCTTAAAATGGTTGAAAAACTTCCTTTTGATTAACAATTTAATTCATACTGccctgaataaaaataaaataaagatgagtGGAACCTCTGCAGCACAGCTCAGTTTCACTGGGGAATATAGTGTGCGTTGCACCCAGGGAGGAAAATGCTGACACAACTCACTGTGCTTGAATGACTGCCAGCCTCAAAAGGGCTGTAGTAGACAGAAGCATACACGAGACGGGGGTTCAAACATGCCTGTGCCAAATTTGCCTCACTCAGATGATGAATACTGACTTGACAATATCAAACCAGTAACACCTGGACCAGCAGTGttctataaaaaaagaaaccagaagCTCAAGTCAAACAGTGTTGTGCTGTTAAACCACCCCAACAGGCCCTGCAGCACATGGGAGCGGGTGGGGTGATGTGTGTGCAGTTACTACTACAGGATACAAACAAAGGTTGGGTCTGCCTTGAGGAAGTGGAACTGTGTTAACAAGAACAACTCAACAAGAGGCCACAAGTGATACTTGAAAAAGACTGAGGGAGAAAGTCACTAAGTGAACTTGCATTATCAGATACTTTTGCTTTTTGTAGTATATTCTAAAACCAGTACAGTTAAATTTTTGGGATGTTGGACTGTACTTGCTctggaacaaaaaaacaaacagaaaatagacCATTTTAGTTTGCCTTTCTGTGACGAAATGACCTGATGGTCACATCAGCATTGCAGAACTGCACAAGAATTTGTTACCTCCGACAGGGAGGttattttcacccctgtcccattgtttgctggtttgtttgtttgtaagcgaaattacacaaaaactactggatggattaccacagaATCAATAATGGCATATTTGAAGGACTAATTCCAGATCTACTGAATTTGTGGATTCATAAGGGGGCTGTtaagccttggcagaggtatttgTTCTGAGTGACATCCTTGTATAGTGACCACAAGCAGAGTGCATGGTTTATATGTTACTTTTGCTTGAGCTGCTTCAGCACAAGTAATCTTACCCGCACTTGTGTAAATGTATACTGCCGGCCCAGCAGGAGTACTTCATCTGAACAGGATACTCTTTCCCCTCTTGCTGAATGATCATTACAGTTTTAATGAGTCAGCTTCAGCTAAGAGAAATGCACACCTATGTGAGGCTCTTGCCTGCAACTATAGCCATCTGATGAGAGAGACAACATTTCCATATGAATTTTGTTATCTGTAGTTTATTCAGTGAAGATGCGATATGATGGTGTGATTACTGCACAGCACAGATCTGactaaagtaaaattaaatcaagctcCCAAGGTCGAGCGCCTAAAATAGCAGCAGCTTATTTTAATGAGATTGCTATGTGGTATTATTTTTGAGGGGTTGTGttgcatctatctatctatctatctatctatctatctatctatctatctatctatctatctatctatctatctatctatctatctatctatccatccatccaaccacccacctatctatctatctatctatctatctatctatctatctatctatctatctatctatctatctatctatccatccatccaaccacccacctatctatctatctatctgtctatctatctatctatctatcttctttCAATCAATTTGACAACATAAGCACTGCAAAAAATGTGGTTATTAGTTCATAATGCTGAACATACAGGCTGGTGTTTGGCTTCCAAACGTtacaaaaagtcacaacacatgcaaatacagaacCACACTGCAAATATCGCAAACAACACAGGAAATGTTTACAGGGGACCCAAAAAAAGTAATGAACCTGGCTGTAGCTCTCTAAGCCACCGTAATTCTGAAGTGAGgggaaaacacatttgtttaaacaatTAACTTTTTTGCATTAGGAGGAAATGGTTGCCAGTTCTACACCTTAGATTTAGCCCTTTGTTTTCCCCTGACgtacatttatatatgtatatatatgtatatatatatacatatataaatatatactgtatgtacactATGGGGCTTGGATCATTGAtgtattttcttcttcctgctctaGCTCCTCCCCCTGATTTGAAGGCATCCTTATTTGGGAGGAGAACGTCGCGAGTGCATGTGCCATTCATTGAGGAGGCGTGTTGTAGGCGTGACCTCGTCGCAACTGTCCAATCTACTGTTAGATTTTAGCGATCGAAGGCGGGGCTTCTGAGGGAAATCCTGACGCCCAATGGCTGCTGGCTGAAGGCGGGGGCGGGGCTTGTAGACGGAAGTGTCTCCCGACTGGCCCAGCTGTCATCTAGAAGAGAAGAGACCATTTACACCGGCCGCATAGGAAAtgctgaaaaaggaaaaacgCTAAAATATGGCAACATCAAAACGATAAGGTCATGTCGCCGAACTGAAGGTAGCTATGCCCGACGTGTCACCAAACACGCACGCTTATCGACGCAAGGAGCTGCAGTATTTGGGTTAAAAGCTGATGACAGGGATCGGCAGGCTGTGTGACATTGAAC
This window of the Paralichthys olivaceus isolate ysfri-2021 chromosome 9, ASM2471397v2, whole genome shotgun sequence genome carries:
- the stc2a gene encoding stanniocalcin-2a, coding for MLVKLAVALLVLSVLEQVVGSDITDIHDSPPEKPVSQKGRLSLQNTAEIQHCLVSAGDVGCGVFECFENNSCEIRGLQEICMTFLHNAGKFDSQGKSFIKDALKCMAHGLRHKFSCISRKCVSIKEMVFQLQRECYIKHNLCSAAKENVAVMVEMIHFQDLFPKGPYVELVNILLSCGEEVKEALTRSVRLQCEQNWGALCDSLSLCSSLAPSPASSTVEHHHRRPLPSHPEPEHPRPPRQGDKDKAGKAGFNAHPRNRSQGTRRQSPEAGVMADQEDPEATDIRR